aaatgaaaaagagctttttataatcgagtggtttaattaatgaaattgagtaaagttcaatttgattcaatgacttttcaagagcggaacggaacatgtggaatgaaaccgaAACGTTTCGAGTGGAATTTAGCCGAAAAATCTGGAacggaccgagatttaaaatgaaatgaaatttattctattttgtttttttttttgaattgatatgaaATATTTCGGTTATTCCGGAcggaatgaaaataaatttcatattaattcaaaaaagaaaaaagaatgagagagaaGGACCGACATtaagagagaaacaaaattattacaCTAACCTGcgaaaaaaccaaagaaaaaagatcCCATTCTAGCTGATCTATTTTGCTGTGTTTTCTCCCACTAAAAGCCTGAACCCTAAATAGCAACCTCTAAATAAAATCCCCAATCAGTCTGGTCCCGTCCGGTCCGGACGATGACCTGAATCATTCCCCCACCCCCATAAAAAGTGAACAAACTCTATTCGATTCAATCAATCGAAAGTCTCTTTGAAGAAAAGATGCCGTCTCACGTGGATCTGGACCGTCAGATCGAGCACTTGATGCAGTGCAAGCCACTAGCTGAAGCGGAAGTGAAAGCACTGTGTGAGCAAGCCAGAGCGGTCCTTGTGGAGGAATGGAACGTTCAGCCTGTCAAATGTCCAGTAACTGTCTGTGGTGATATTCACGGTCAATTCCATGATCTTGTCGAACTCTTTCGCATCGGTGGAAACGCTCCCGACACTAATTACCTCTTCATGGGCGACTACGTAGGTCCGTCTCTCTTggttaataataacaataatattaatgagtATGTGTAAATGATGAGAGAAAAGAATATTATTGagtgtattaattattttttgtaagaaaCCATGAGCTTTTGCACCTGATAATCCATAATTTGTGGGACTCATAGCTTAACGCTTAAGAGTAATGAAAGCGGTACTTGTGCTGTTTTAGATAATCCAAATACCCTGAAGAGGTTTCTTTTACAATCTGATTATGCCTAGGAGGAGTTTTTTTCGTTCTCAACTTTGGTAGCTAAGCTTCTATgtctcaattttttatattgttttagttCTTTACATTTCGGAAATCACCACCATGTTTACCTTTTTTTTGGGGAATTTGCAGATCGAGGATATTACTCTGTGGAGACTGTCACTCTTTTAGTGGCACTGAAAGTTCGATATAGAGATAGGATCACAATTCTAAGAGGAAATCATGAGAGTCGTCAAATAACTCAAGTGTAAGAGTCTTGTTCATTTTATGCTCACCCAATTATTGATGCAATGCTATTCACCATTGGTGCAATGATCTGTTCACCAAGTTACTTTGTTAAACACGGATCTCACCCATGTTTTGTTAagttaaaagtttttgaaatagAAGAATAACCTTGCTACTTAAATGTCCTATTTAAACGCATGCTAAATTGAAATGTACCAGTGCAGATAACATTCATCaattgtttccttcttctttttcgtgCATACAAGCcagttaattaaattaacatacatTTGAAAGAGTATGGATTTTATGATATGCAAGCCAGGAAGTTGTTGGTGTTTTAGTCATTTTGTTACATTGCATCATCATATATGCAATAAATATCAATATCTCATTTATTTCTCTTCAGGTATGGATTTTATGATGAATGCTTGAGGAAATATGGAAATGCCAATGTCTGGAAATATTTCACCGACCTCTTTGATTACCTCCCACTTACGGCCCTAATTGAGAGTCAggtttaaattctaaaattgtctTACCCTTGTTTATGCCCTTGATCctggttttagttttaaattagcCCCATGGTTTTATCTGATAACCATTTGTTATTACCTTGTAGATCTTCTGCTTGCATGGTGGTCTTTCCCCATCTTTGGACACATTGGATAATATTCGTTCCCTGGACCGTATACAGGAGGTACACCTGCAGTCATCACGCTACTTTTATTGGATTGATATTTGATGACATCCTTGCCAACTCAGTTTTGTTTGCTTTCAAATCACTTAGTCTCTGACTGCAAACCTTTTTCATTTGAATGTCAAACTGGTTTATCTGATGTGTCTTAGCATAAGAAGATTACAGGCAAAACCAGTTAATCTTTGTTCAAGCCCATTGCTTCCTACATCTGTTAGAAGAAAATCAGCTATACTTTTTCCACTGTTTTGATTTATGTGAATATTGCTTATTTCCCTCCTTTCTGTTTGTAAAATTTTCTTCCCTCATCATCTACAGGTGGTGGAGTTTTGTGAAATTTAGCATTAAGCTTATTAATTGAAGTAATGTCTCGGAAAGTTTGTACTGATTGAGACATCGCTCAGATTCATTTAAGAGAATTCAAGAGACTGTATGTACTTAGTCAATTATATGACTAAAACAGCCGTTGTGAGCTGTTTTTGTTAATTCTTGTAGTATACATGACTAGCTGGTTTGATTACCGCATATATCTTTCCCTTATTGTTGCAAATTCCATTTTGCTGCTTTATTCTCATTGCATTATTAGGTACCTCATGAGGGTCCAATGTGTGATCTCCTTTGGTCTGATCCGGATGATCGTTGTGGATGGGGAATTTCTCCTCGTGGGGCTGGATACACCTTTGGACAGGATATCTCTCAACAGTTCAACCACACTAATGGGCTCACTCTCATTTCTAGAGCTCACCAGCTTGTCATGGAAGGATACAATTGGTCCCAGGTTTGTGGGACTCccaattgaaaatattattttatttagctatgaAGTTCTGAAATTCTACCTTCACTATTATCTATTTCAAATTGTTGTAGGACAAGAATGTGGTGACAGTGTTTAGTGCGCCAAATTACTGCTATCGCTGCGGGAATATGGCTGCAATACTTGAGATTGGGGAGAATATGGAGCAGAATTTCCTTCAATTTGACCCGGCACCTCGTCAGATTGAACCTGATACCACACGCAGAACTCCcgactattttttataatttgcatAGCTTACCCCCAGATGGCAAAATTTTCAAAGTTATGGTTGTGGTTTTGTAGATGCATGTTACAGAATAGAGGATTTTGGTGCTTACTCGAGGAAGAGACAAAAAGAAACATCGTCATTGTTATTCTTCTGGTCAGAACTGTTCAATGTTTTCTGCCTTGTGAATTTATAGGTTTACTTTGTAGGTGGTTTTTGTCTTGTATTTTAGAAAGTTAAAGGAACAGCAATAACAATGCATTCATCTTATAGTTGATACCCCTTGGTCAAACAAAAACTCTGCTTTCGAATTGTTAAAGTTGATGTGGGTGCTGTAATTTAAACTAGtttcatttttgtttagttttatttcCTGTCTgctatattctttttaatatagaCTCCCTCGGTATTGTCTTtgtatatatgttttctttttcctcttggAAGCATATATACTGCCTTGCATTTGAACTTTAGTTCAATTTAATGAATATCTGAAAATAGGAAAAAATTCACCAGGTCCGTCATTTTGGGTGGAAAGAATGGAGATAATATATCCCCTATGATATTTAGGGAACAACTGAAGTCATTTGTGGAAAACTGTatcttaattgaaataaaatataagtttttgttttcttttgtttttctttggagCGCAGCttgattaaatgattttttaaaataattataatgttgctagataattacaaaaactttttataatttatttattttttcattttgcttctagttctttaaaaattacactttgcattctaaattaataaaataataaaattaccaacATAGTAATCCCAACTTCAAACCAAAACCCTAGTCACCCTTGCCATTTTACAAAATCGGCATATCAGAAATCAAAGTTCCAAGTAATTCTAGTTGATTAGAAAGCTCCTTTCCGGGTAGATTTTATTGCTGGAAatcaaagtaaagaaaaaaataatcccgaATATATACAACTTGCATGCTCAACAATGAAACGATG
The sequence above is drawn from the Populus alba chromosome 15, ASM523922v2, whole genome shotgun sequence genome and encodes:
- the LOC118033468 gene encoding serine/threonine-protein phosphatase PP2A catalytic subunit translates to MPSHVDLDRQIEHLMQCKPLAEAEVKALCEQARAVLVEEWNVQPVKCPVTVCGDIHGQFHDLVELFRIGGNAPDTNYLFMGDYVDRGYYSVETVTLLVALKVRYRDRITILRGNHESRQITQVYGFYDECLRKYGNANVWKYFTDLFDYLPLTALIESQIFCLHGGLSPSLDTLDNIRSLDRIQEVPHEGPMCDLLWSDPDDRCGWGISPRGAGYTFGQDISQQFNHTNGLTLISRAHQLVMEGYNWSQDKNVVTVFSAPNYCYRCGNMAAILEIGENMEQNFLQFDPAPRQIEPDTTRRTPDYFL